Part of the Micropterus dolomieu isolate WLL.071019.BEF.003 ecotype Adirondacks linkage group LG22, ASM2129224v1, whole genome shotgun sequence genome is shown below.
TGTCATAATTTATACTTTTTGCAGTTTTCAGTGTATCCTCATGAACATCATGGATGTGTTTTTCCCATGCCTCACATGTGTACCACTGATTCTCCCCATCCCTGCCTTATTCTTTGCCTgactctcttgctctcttttgCTACTCCTCTCTAGATGGACCCTTTGTCAGGCATGGGTTCCTTGAACCTGGGGGGCACAGCCACCTCCCACACTCAAAGCATGCAGGGTTTCCCAACCCCACTGAGTTCAGCTTTCAGTAATCCTCAGTCCCCAGCAAAGGCCTTCCCAACACTCTCCAACCCCAACCCCAGCACACCATTTGGTGGTATTGGCAGCCTGTCCTCGCAGCTCCCTGGTATGGACTCTGGTACTATgctatttgattattttcttattaaggCATATTTTTATACTAAATCCGCTAGTAACACTGCAATGTCATAGCCATTTGACAGACATAGACATACACATTTGAATCTTTTTTGGATTCAGTGACAAATAAGATTGGAACAATTTTTTGTGGTGACACTCTTgctaaatgttactttaaatcATGTATAAGCCTAAGCAAGGAATGGCATAACCTTCACTATATTAGTTTGTATCATTTTGTGAAATTCAGAAAAGCCACTTGGAAATGGTATATAAAGGTTAACACCCAGTTTGGTAACGTAACATGTGCATATTAAACTAAACCAAGCTCGGAGGACAAAGGATAGTAGTTTAGAGGCAGAGGTAGGTGTGGATTGAAATGATAGAAGTTTTATGTTACTTGCAGGTCCCTTGGGCTCAGGCATCAGCTCTGGTATTGGCTCTAGTCTAGGGATGCCAACAGTGAACACGGACCCGTTTGGCGCCAGGAAGATGAGCACACCAGGCCTGAACCCAACTACCTTTCAGCAGAGTAAGATGAAGGCCTGTaagtggtggtggtagtggtgtgACTGAGAGCCCCGCCCTGCGCTGCTCAGAACTGTATTTCCTCTGCTGTGATAATGAAATTTCCAAATTTAATGCACCTTAGTGCACCTGACAAATGCAGTTTACAGGAAAGGTTTCACTAGTCTTAGCAAGAAAAGACTTTAACCTTGTGTAAACATTTAGGCCTAAGACTTAACCTTCTTTTTCAATTCATACAACTTGTAAAGTTTATCATTGAGGAAATACAGATCAGTCTTCCATTCCTTGTCTGCTTATGCTGACAACCCCACTTTAGTGTAATTTGTTGAGCTTTTAAGCATCAAAAAGGGGTCTAACCTGACGTGATCAGTTAGAATGCTTTTTGATTCCTGATGTATCACTTGGTTGCACAATGGTTTTCATCGATGGGTTAATTGCTTGGTTCATGCCCCACCAGTGTTTAATTACAACATCCAAATAATTGGACgtctttgttaaaaatgtatttttctactCTTCTTCCAGCTGATCTTTCTCAGGTGTGGCCTGAGGCAAACCAGCACTTTAGTAAGGAGATAGATGACGAGGCAAACAGTTATTTCCAGCGCATCTACAACCACCCACCTCACCCAACTATGTCTGTGGATGAAGTATGTAGTGACATTTAATGAACTAACCTAAACCTAACTATCACATTCTTTCAAGGCATTATTAGCTGCTGTTGATTAGTTCTGCTCTTCCAATAAACTCACCTCCCACTTCGTTATTTTCCCTCTCTTAGGTACTGGAGATGCTGCAGAGGTTCAAGGATTCAAACATCAAGCGGGAGCGAGAGGTGTTCAATTGCATGCTTCGGAATTTGTTTGAGGAGTACCGATTCTTCCCTCAGTACCCAGACAAGGAGCTGCACATCACTGCCTGCCTTTTTGGTGGCATTATCGAGAAAGGTCTTGTCACCTACATGGCCCTGGGCTTGGCCCTACGATATGTTCTTGAAGCCTTAAGAAAACCCTTCGGatccaaaatgtatttctttggaATTGCCGCCCTAGATAGATTTAAAAACAGGtattgaaatgttttctttggtAAAATTAGTATTCATTTAACAACAGGCATCTTGTTTCAGGCTAACATATCTTTTATATTTCTAGACTAAAGGACTATCCTCAGTATTGTCAACACCTGGCTTCAATTGCTCACTTCTTGCAATTTCCCCACCATTTACAAGAGGTAATCAGGTTTCCTTAATTTATTTTGCTCACCATTTTAacgtctttattttttatttttttgacccGGCCGTGACTACAGAAATGGATTCCCACATTCAGATAGATTAAATTTCTCGCTCTGCACCTTTCAATATCCTGTGTGTGCAGTATATCGAGTATGGCCAACAGTCACGGGACCCTCCGGTGAAGATGCAgggctccatcaccacccctggCAGTCTGGCACTGGCACAAGTCCAAGCCCAGGCCCAGTCGCAGCAACCCGGCGTCCCCAAAGCCCCACAGCCAGGTCAGCCCAGCACTCTGGTCACCACACCGACGACTACAACCACAGTAGCCAAGACCCCCACCATCACCAGACCAACACCCAGCAGCTTCAAGAAGGATGTCCCTGTGAGTTTGGCTTTGATGTCGAAACACCCTACTATTTACCTTGTTGATGCACTCAATTGGTTTCAATGTTTTCCTGCATATAGAAATTGTAAACAGTATATAGAGTCACACCGGTTTAAAAGGTAATTGTTCTCGTTCCTGCCTGCAGCCTTCCATAAACACAACCAACATTGACACCCTGCTGGTGGCCACTGACCAAACAGAAAGAATTGTAGAGCCTCCAGAGAATGTCCAGGAGAAGATTGCTTTTATCTTCAACAACCTTTCTCAGTCCAACATGACACAgaaggtaaagaaaagaaaaaaaaaaaagacaaaacataacTGTATTGCCAAGAACTTAAATTGTCAAAGaagctttttattgtttttaagcatgtggggtttttttttttttctcaggttGAGGAATTGAAAGAAACTGTAAAGGAAGAGTTTATGCCCTGGGTGTCTCAGTACCTGGTGATGAAACGTGTCAGCATTGAGCCCAACTTCCACAGTCTCTACTCCAACTTTCTGGACACACTCAAGAACCCTGAGTTTGTCAAGATGGTCCTCAATGAGACTTACAGGAATATCAAGGTAAATCAGACAATAAGGTCATAACTTACCAGCgcaaacattttttcttttaataatgtTTTACATGCCAGTACTTGCCTCATGTAAAACATCTCAACAGCAACTTAATGTTGCTGGATCATGTGAGACGGTGTTCTTTTGCATACATCACTACCATTTCAGATAAACGAGTTGTTTTGTTCCCATTTACTGGGAGCACTACTGAAGAACGGTCACCATTTGTAAAATACTGACACTCCTCTCACATCTCTTAATTTCATATAGGTTCTGTTGACCTCTGACAAGGCAGCTGCCAATTTCTCTGATCGCTCCCTGCTGAAGAACCTGGGCCACTGGTTGGGCATGATTACACTGGCCAAAAACAAGCCCATCCTTTATACAGTAAGAATTTGTATTCTTAGTTTTTGGCTCTGTTGTTTCATTACGTTGTGGGTCTTCTGTTGACTCTAGAGTTtatttacatctttttttttcctttacccAGGATCTGGAGGTAAAGTCTCTGCTGCTGGAAGCCTATGTGAAAGGCCAGCAGGAGCTGCTGTATGTGGTTCCCTTTGTGGCCAAAGTTTTGGAGTCCAGTCTGCGAAGCATGGTGAGTTACACAGCTGTAAATATAGAATTGTCTCCATTCTATCAACATTACCTTATACCACTGTCCAGTGTAAAATGTCATACTGTCATATTTGCTTCAGACAAAAATAACCCCAAACACTTGCCCTGTTTGAGGTTCTTTGGATTCTACACcgtatattttaatgtgtgtgtgtgtgtgtgtgcacctgttAAAGGTTTTCAGGCCCCAGAACCCCTGGACCATGGCCATCATGAATGTTCTTGCTGAGTTGCATCAGGAACATGACCTCAAGGTAATAATATATTATCCTTCCTATGTAGCCACTTAACTTCAGGCTGCTCTTGAAAATGCAGTCCATCTCTAAATCATAGCTTAAAATGCTAAACCTAGAATTCGTTTGGTAACAGATATGAACTAATCATGTTACACAGTAATGAATTTACCTAAACGTGTCAACTGTTAACCAGCTATATCCAACATTATCAGCCAATCAATCTGTTTTGCGTGGCCTTTCAGATTATTGTTCATAACTCAGCGACCACTTGTCACTTTCCAAATTCCCTGCCATGCTTATTAACTATTCACATCAACTTGTTGCCCTTCATAGGCTTAAACCTGCATGTTGCCTTTTCagctataatacaaataaacagtatttatttataatacaatcttattaaaatgtgaaattattgCTTACATTGTTCTGTTGTTTACTGCAGCTGAACCTAAAGTTTGAGATTGAAGTTCTGTGTAAGAACTTGTCTCTGGACATCAATGATCTCAAGCCAGGAAACTTACTGAAGGACAAGGAGAAGCTAAAGAGCCTGGAGGAGCAACTGTCGGCACCAAAGAAAGAGGCAAAGCCTCCAGAAGAGTTGCTGCCAGTTTCTAACACAGGTGGATGCTCCATATTTTTTACTGTACATCAACATTTTGAAAGATTAGTTTGTCTGTTAGCTTTTAACTTATCCTTTATCTGATGTCTCTATCATAtcattcattttttgttttgattctgAATATTAAGTAAATGATGTGAACATATGAATATCTAAAAATGCTGTTATTATTACAATATTCACATCACCATCCCTTGTTCTGTCATGTCTGTCTTTCGCTCTGTAAACGTCCTGTAAATGTTACACACTAAAAAGCGTAGCATTACTTGTTTTTGTTGCCTATATGATTGCGTATTGTTTATGTTGGCTGGATAATCTGCTTTTTCTTgtgattttaatcaaattagCGTTTTGTGACCAACAGGAGACTTTGTTCCATTTGCAGCTCCTCCCTCAACCCCAGTTGCTACCACCACCTCCACAACCACAGGGCCCCCAACCCCACAGTACAGTTACCACGACATCAATGTGTATGCCTTGGCAGGCCTGGCTCCACACATCAATATAAATGTCAACGTAAGTATTGGGCACACGTAAACCACTAGTGACAGAAGTCAGTGTCCATCAAAagacacacactacacaagcaATTAATCAGTCTGCCAAGTAATCGGGGTGGTATTTGGCATTCAGAGATTATCTGCATCGGCCGATATATCATCATAATCTAAtctgaaacaataaatatattattctgtagagaataatgccgTTGAATGACGTGACTTCTGACAAACGGTACCCCACTCTCCCATGTCCAAGTTCTGAAAACTACAGCATAACCCTATGTtaccatttaatttattaataaaaatctaaaaccaCATGTTACTGGCTAAGATCATTGGCCATCCTGTAAATATCTGCATCGGCCATTGAAAAACCCAAAGCGGTTGACCAACAATACACACCCCTCCTTTTTCTCAATCTTTCCCGTTGACATAttaatcctttttttgtttttccttttctctcatgCACCCCTCACTTTTCTCTTTAGATCTCTCTGCTACAGGCCCATCCTCAGTTGAAGCAGTGTGTACGGCAATCAGTAGAGCGAGCTGTCCAGGAGCTGGTGCACCCTGTGGTTGACCGCTCTATTAAAATTGCCATGACAACCTGTGAGCAGATCATCAGGAAGGACTTTGCCCTGGATTCGGAAGAGACCCGCATGCGCGTTGCTGCCCACCACATGATGAGAAACCTAACCGCTGGCATGGCCATGATCACCTGCCGCGAGCCGCTGCTCATGAGCATCGCCACCAACCTTAAGAACAGCTTTGCTGCTGCACTGAGGGTAAGCTGAAGGCCAACACGAGGGCTTATGTCTTCAACTGCGAGTGTTCCATAAGATATAAAGAGATGAAGCCAAAGTCCTTTTAGGCGAGTCCTGCcactcggccgccatcttggcaacgcttcgggcagctatttcggactaacaagaccaggctcctatctaaatgaatgggggagagagccagaactacACTTTTACTGGTccccgggacataaaaactacatgagtagaatcagcattaaaatctgataaaaatcgctgaaagagtttttaaaccttattttggggcaaagtttttaaagcatttttcccGACCGGTTATACTTCTGCTACGCATGCGCGAAAGTTGTAAAGGtaattggctgaaatatgattccccgctttggctgttaaaagcaaaCGACTGGCTTTctagcaggaggggcgggataaccaccatctttgccgttacaggctttccccatagagctgtattgaggatgtgactGAGTGGCACATCTCCTCTAAATTGTCTCTGAAGCATAGAGAGTTTCTTTTCCCACACACCCGTCCTCCGCTTTGTTTCGGTCTAATAGCTTGTACCATTCCTGCTCATATAAATTAAGGTGTTTATTCCCTTAGGCACCAACCCCCCAACAGAGGGAAATGATGGAAGAGGCTGCAGCCAGGATTGCTCAAGACAACTGTGAACTGGCTTGCTGCTTCATTCAGAAAACAGCTGTGGAAAAGGCTGGTCCTGAAATGGACAAGAGACTAGCCACGGTGAGACTTAAATGTATTTCTGATTTGTTAACCTGGCTAGTGTCACCTCGGAATTAAttatttgtaaaaatatataagcCAACTTAATTATCAACATTGCTGAGAGTGCAatagttatttttaaaatctaCAATTGATGTAAGCCCAAAGACAAAGTTTCTAAGTAAATTGATTCAGAGTTTTTTCTACTTTGTGCAAGTTATTAAAAATACTTCAGAGTTCTGCATGTTGGGTACTTTCTAAAAATATGTACTTTACTGAAAAGAAAAGTGTCTTCATTTCTTAATCTGATCTCTACTATTCCAGGAGTTTGAACTGAGGAAGCATGCACGTCAAGAGGGCCGCCGTTACTGTGATCCAGTTGTTCTGACTTACCAGGCTGAACGTATGCCTGAGCAGATCAGACTCAAGGTAAGATCAGTTTAACATCCACTCATACAGTATATCAGGGAAAGTCTATCAATTATGAGCCAACCTATGCTTGTTAAgcttaaaacataatttactgTTGCCTCAGTTATGGATCTGTCCAAGAGGATAATGATTCAGTGCTCTTTTAcacactgtacagtatgtggagACGTTTCCGTAAAGTAAtaaaatgcatgtgtgttgtaGGTGGGAGGAGTGGACCCCAAACAACTGGCTGTATATGAGGAGTTTGCCAGGAACGTTCCAGGTTTCTTACCCAGTAATGATCTCACCCAGCCCTCTGGCTTCCTGGCTCAGCCAATGAAggtgatttgtgtttttttttttttgtgtgtgttccataaggtgttaaaaaaaaaaaaaaaaaactatctaTCTACTAACTAAATCTTAAAATATGGTGTATATAAAAGACTAAAACGACAAGCACTTAACTAAGTGCTTCTTGTGTTTAATGTCTGGAAAATGATGTCACAGATGGGTGTTGCCATTTTAAACCCACTGAACTTAATTCCATCTGTATCTCTGTTAACAGCAACATGCATGGGCCACAGATGATGTGGCTCAGATTTATGATAAGTGCATGGCAGACTTGGAGCAACATCTTCATGCCATCCCTCCAGCTCTTTCCATGAACCCCCTGACCCAGGCTCTGCGCAGCCTGCTGGAAGCTGTGGCCTTGGCTAGAAACTCCAGGGAAGGCATCACTGCACTTGGCCTCCTGCAGAAGGTAGGGCAGCTACTGTAATAGTTGCAGTTCAGGTCAGTATCTGTGCTAACCTGTGTTTTACTGAGCTGGTTTCTTTATTTCCCAGGCTGTGGAAGGTCTTCTGGATGCTACCAGTGGGGCCGATGCCGACTTGCTGCTCCGCTACAGAgagtgccacctgctggtgctTAAAGCTCTACAGGATGGACGTGCCTATGGACCACAGTGGTGCAATAAGCAGATCACCAGGTGAGTCAGGGCATGATTGATTTCAAATCATTATTGCACCTTTTGATTTGAATCATATAACAGGGTGTCTGCGGGGTCttaaaattaaggccattaaaaagtctttagatatttttttcaatgtggaaatcctgtttgtccaaaagtttgtttgctaaaagtgtaggtgaacgtaattatttataatgcatagccaaaaatactagacaggcagaGAGTAGCGACTGTGATTCctttctgtaacgttaggcgcagggatctaccgagcgcctatttcactcttaaacggatttttaaaaaaaagcttgatgtgctgcaacaaactttataaatgttgaactcagtgTTATTGAATttagtaacataatgaatatattaatatcaaacttagTTTACTatgaaattaacaatatactttcaATTTAATactaattatattaatataattagtattaaataattatatactaatacagtcatttagaccagttcctcctccaggttgtgcctgtgctacaccgcctacactacttgcgttattcatcactcagtttattctcttcatctttgttccctcctggcctatttgaattttgttgtattgatcaagtggacggtgaaagttatcacacatatcattgcaggcaagcccacattatctagtttaaaccagctaaaacacaaaatcacactgtttcacatgatttgctgtaatattgcgtacataaacgtcatagcttATGTAAGACTGTTGCTTTttgcaggaaatctgaccagtccttcacatagagaactgttggcccatacaggctgttataggcaactgagaaagttggtgaatgcctcaatttgtaggtggcgttacaacctgatgacatataggcaataaatatgttataaatatacttaaattccttttaaaacctcaaatgtcccttttaaaggtgtgtggctgattttaatctgttacagctcaaagtggcgcagcagtctttaaaatatgttgaaaaaggtattgaattttacttcagaaTTCCTGTGTATATACCCTGTATAAAGCATTTGTTTAGCTTTCACATAGATTATTGTAAATCTAAACAATAATTTGAGTTATGTTGAAAAGAAGCAACATGTCCCCCTGGTGGTGCGTGACATAAGGAGGCTCCATATATGGGATCTTTTGTAGTAATTGTACTTGGTGTGTCTCAATATTTTACCCTGTTTGTTAACAGGTGTCTGATTGAATGCCGTGATGAGTACAAATACAACGTAGAGGCAGTGGAGCTTCTGATCAGGAATCATCTTGTGAATATGCAGCAGTATGACTTACACCTGGCACAGGTATACATTTCACACGTTCACTGTGGAGTCATTTACTGTTCTACTGTCTTTATCTTTTGGTTTCGTGTAAATACTTAAGAAGTCATCTATTTATATTTCTACCTTATTGAGATGTCTGTTCAGAAacttgttttttacttttgcgTGTAGTTTGATGTGATGTgaagtctttatttatttttttctcctgttgAACGGTGTTAAAATTTCCTAACTTAGGTTCATTATAGTTCAgtgtcttttcatttttaaaaatggaaatgctTAAGCACTGAATGCTGTCCTGCACCTTGATCAAGAGATCTGTGAATCAGTAACTTTGTCTGGTTAAAATTTCAAGTGTTGTCACTAGCtaataatgtttgttttcttctagTCTATGGAAAATGGACTGCACTACATGGCAGTTGCATTTGCCATGCAGTTGgtgaagctgctgctggtggatgAACGCAGTGTCAGCCATGTCACAGAGGCCGACCTCTTCCACACAATTGAGACTTTAATGAGGACCTGTGCACACTCCAGAGCCAACGCACCTGAGGGGTAAACAACTACAATGTTTAAACATTccttttttgatttatttatccATAAACCACAAATAACTGCAGAATAATTGCTGAATTGTGTAGAAGTCGGAAAGACACCAAATCAAGCAGGTTTTCATGTAAGCTGAATTTATTTGAGGCCATTTTAGAATTTTGAAGAGGTTTTTGCTACCCCACCTAGAAACTGTCTGATCCAGtcaaatttgaaaataaaatgaatcaaatgtgAAAAGGGTTAAAACAAACTCTTGGTCATTTCTTTGTCCTCTTCCCCAGTCTTCCCCAGCTGATGGATGTTGTTCGCTCCAACTATGAGGCCATGATTGACCGGGCCCACGGCGGCCCTAACTTCATGATGCACTCTGGGATTTCACAGGCTTCGGAATATGATGACCCTCCAGGCCTGAGGGAGAAGGCAGAGTACCTACTGAGAGAATGGGTCAACCTGTACCACTCAGCTGCTGCTGGCAGGGATAGCACCAAAGCTTTCTCTGCCTTTGTAGGCCAGGTAAACACTCTTACCTTATCAGTCAATGTAAGTGCAAGTGTTGTGTGACAATCATGGTGACCATTGTTCCTCACGTTTATATCAtgtctccttttcttttccaaCCAGATGCACCAGCAGGGCATCCTGAAGACTGATGACCTGATCACAAGGTTCTTCCGGCTGTGCACAGAAATGTGTGTGGAGATAAGCTATCGGGCACAGGCTGAGCAACAGCACAACCCAGCAGCCAGTGCCGCCATCATCAGGGCAAAGTGTTACCACAACCTGGATGCCTTCGTTAGGCTCATAGCCCTGCTGGTCAAACACTCTGGAGAGGCCACCAACACAGTGACAAAAATCAACCTCCTCAACAAGGTACAGCATCATGACTACAAAAGTGTAGCTGATTTATCATCTGTGACAAAATAGTCAAAAATATCCAATATTATCAACAGGACATTATAGAAAGTAGTTATTTGGTTGTGGTACTGAAAGTCTTTCTACATTGTGGCATCGGCGGATGCTGTGTGATTTATGAAGGGCATTTCAACCCAGAGTGT
Proteins encoded:
- the cnot1 gene encoding CCR4-NOT transcription complex subunit 1 isoform X7, which produces MNLDSLSLALSQISYLVDNLTKKNYRASQQEIQHIVNRHGPEADRHLLRCLFSHVDFSGDGKSSGKDFHQTQFLIQECVSLISKPNFISTLCYAIDNPLHYQKSLKPSAHLFTQLSKVLKLSKVQEVIFGLALLNSSNTDLRGFAAQFIKQKLPDLLRSYVDADLGGNQEGGFQDIAIEVLHLLLSHLLFGQKGASGVGQEQIDAFLKTLCRDFPQERCPVVLAPLLYPEKRDILMDRILPDSGELAKTMMESSLAEFMQEVGYGFCASLDECRNIILQYGVREVTASQVARVLGMMARTHSGLTDGIPLQSISAPGSGIWSDGKDKNDGSQAHTWNVEVLIDIVKEVNPNLNFKEVTYELDHAGFIIRDSKGLHIVVYGIQRGLGMEVFPVDLIYRPWKHAEGQLSFIQHSLMSPEVFCFADFPCHTVAIDILKAPPEDDNREIATWKSLDLVESLLRLSEVGQYEQVKQLFGFPIKHCPDMLVLALLQISTSWHTLRHELISTLMPIFLGNHPNSAIILHYAWHGQGQSPSIRQLIMHSMAEWYMRGEQYDQAKLSRILDVAQDLKSLSMLLNGTPFAFVIDLAALASRREYLKLDKWLTDKIREHGEPFIQACVTFLKRRCPSIMGGLAPDKDQPKSAQLPPETLATMLACLQSCAGSVSQELSETILTMVANCSNVMNKARQPPPGVKGRAPSTSSLDAISPVQMDPLSGMGSLNLGGTATSHTQSMQGFPTPLSSAFSNPQSPAKAFPTLSNPNPSTPFGGIGSLSSQLPGMDSGPLGSGISSGIGSSLGMPTVNTDPFGARKMSTPGLNPTTFQQTDLSQVWPEANQHFSKEIDDEANSYFQRIYNHPPHPTMSVDEVLEMLQRFKDSNIKREREVFNCMLRNLFEEYRFFPQYPDKELHITACLFGGIIEKGLVTYMALGLALRYVLEALRKPFGSKMYFFGIAALDRFKNRLKDYPQYCQHLASIAHFLQFPHHLQECVQYIEYGQQSRDPPVKMQGSITTPGSLALAQVQAQAQSQQPGVPKAPQPGQPSTLVTTPTTTTTVAKTPTITRPTPSSFKKDVPPSINTTNIDTLLVATDQTERIVEPPENVQEKIAFIFNNLSQSNMTQKVEELKETVKEEFMPWVSQYLVMKRVSIEPNFHSLYSNFLDTLKNPEFVKMVLNETYRNIKVLLTSDKAAANFSDRSLLKNLGHWLGMITLAKNKPILYTDLEVKSLLLEAYVKGQQELLYVVPFVAKVLESSLRSMVFRPQNPWTMAIMNVLAELHQEHDLKLNLKFEIEVLCKNLSLDINDLKPGNLLKDKEKLKSLEEQLSAPKKEAKPPEELLPVSNTAPPSTPVATTTSTTTGPPTPQYSYHDINVYALAGLAPHININVNISLLQAHPQLKQCVRQSVERAVQELVHPVVDRSIKIAMTTCEQIIRKDFALDSEETRMRVAAHHMMRNLTAGMAMITCREPLLMSIATNLKNSFAAALRAPTPQQREMMEEAAARIAQDNCELACCFIQKTAVEKAGPEMDKRLATEFELRKHARQEGRRYCDPVVLTYQAERMPEQIRLKVGGVDPKQLAVYEEFARNVPGFLPSNDLTQPSGFLAQPMKQHAWATDDVAQIYDKCMADLEQHLHAIPPALSMNPLTQALRSLLEAVALARNSREGITALGLLQKAVEGLLDATSGADADLLLRYRECHLLVLKALQDGRAYGPQWCNKQITRCLIECRDEYKYNVEAVELLIRNHLVNMQQYDLHLAQSMENGLHYMAVAFAMQLVKLLLVDERSVSHVTEADLFHTIETLMRTCAHSRANAPEGLPQLMDVVRSNYEAMIDRAHGGPNFMMHSGISQASEYDDPPGLREKAEYLLREWVNLYHSAAAGRDSTKAFSAFVGQMHQQGILKTDDLITRFFRLCTEMCVEISYRAQAEQQHNPAASAAIIRAKCYHNLDAFVRLIALLVKHSGEATNTVTKINLLNKVLGIVVGVLIQDHDVRQTEFQQLPYHRIFIMLLLELNAPEHVLETINFQTLTAFCNTFHILRPTKAPGFVYAWLELISHRIFIARMLAHTPQQKGWPMYAQLLIDLFKYLAPFLRNVELNKPMQILYKGTLRVLLVLLHDFPEFLCDYHYGFCDVIPPNCIQLRNLILSAFPRNMRLPDPFTPNLKVDMLSEINIAPRILTNFTGVMPSQFKKDLDSYLKTRSPVTFLSELRSNLQVSNEPGNRYNIQLINALVLYVGTQAIAHIHNKGSTPSMSTITHSAHMDIFQNLAVDLDTEGRYLFLNAIANQLRYPNSHTHYFSCTMLYLFAEANTEAIQEQITRVLLERLIVNRPHPWGLLITFIELIKNPAFKFWSHDFVHCAPEIEKLFQSVAQCCMGQKQAQQVMEGTGAS
- the cnot1 gene encoding CCR4-NOT transcription complex subunit 1 isoform X5, coding for MNLDSLSLALSQISYLVDNLTKKNYRASQQEIQHIVNRHGPEADRHLLRCLFSHVDFSGDGKSSGKDFHQTQFLIQECVSLISKPNFISTLCYAIDNPLHYQKSLKPSAHLFTQLSKVLKLSKVQEVIFGLALLNSSNTDLRGFAAQFIKQKLPDLLRSYVDADLGGNQEGGFQDIAIEVLHLLLSHLLFGQKGASGVGQEQIDAFLKTLCRDFPQERCPVVLAPLLYPEKRDILMDRILPDSGELAKTMMESSLAEFMQEVGYGFCASLDECRNIILQYGVREVTASQVARVLGMMARTHSGLTDGIPLQSISAPGSGIWSDGKDKNDGSQAHTWNVEVLIDIVKEVNPNLNFKEVTYELDHAGFIIRDSKGLHIVVYGIQRGLGMEVFPVDLIYRPWKHAEGQLSFIQHSLMSPEVFCFADFPCHTVAIDILKAPPEDDNREIATWKSLDLVESLLRLSEVGQYEQVKQLFGFPIKHCPDMLVLALLQISTSWHTLRHELISTLMPIFLGNHPNSAIILHYAWHGQGQSPSIRQLIMHSMAEWYMRGEQYDQAKLSRILDVAQDLKSLSMLLNGTPFAFVIDLAALASRREYLKLDKWLTDKIREHGEPFIQACVTFLKRRCPSIMGGLAPDKDQPKSAQLPPETLATMLACLQSCAGSVSQELSETILTMVANCSNVMNKARQPPPGVKGRAPSTSSLDAISPVQMDPLSGMGSLNLGGTATSHTQSMQGFPTPLSSAFSNPQSPAKAFPTLSNPNPSTPFGGIGSLSSQLPGPLGSGISSGIGSSLGMPTVNTDPFGARKMSTPGLNPTTFQQTDLSQVWPEANQHFSKEIDDEANSYFQRIYNHPPHPTMSVDEVLEMLQRFKDSNIKREREVFNCMLRNLFEEYRFFPQYPDKELHITACLFGGIIEKGLVTYMALGLALRYVLEALRKPFGSKMYFFGIAALDRFKNRLKDYPQYCQHLASIAHFLQFPHHLQECVQYIEYGQQSRDPPVKMQGSITTPGSLALAQVQAQAQSQQPGVPKAPQPGQPSTLVTTPTTTTTVAKTPTITRPTPSSFKKDVPPSINTTNIDTLLVATDQTERIVEPPENVQEKIAFIFNNLSQSNMTQKVEELKETVKEEFMPWVSQYLVMKRVSIEPNFHSLYSNFLDTLKNPEFVKMVLNETYRNIKVLLTSDKAAANFSDRSLLKNLGHWLGMITLAKNKPILYTDLEVKSLLLEAYVKGQQELLYVVPFVAKVLESSLRSMVFRPQNPWTMAIMNVLAELHQEHDLKLNLKFEIEVLCKNLSLDINDLKPGNLLKDKEKLKSLEEQLSAPKKEAKPPEELLPVSNTGDFVPFAAPPSTPVATTTSTTTGPPTPQYSYHDINVYALAGLAPHININVNISLLQAHPQLKQCVRQSVERAVQELVHPVVDRSIKIAMTTCEQIIRKDFALDSEETRMRVAAHHMMRNLTAGMAMITCREPLLMSIATNLKNSFAAALRAPTPQQREMMEEAAARIAQDNCELACCFIQKTAVEKAGPEMDKRLATEFELRKHARQEGRRYCDPVVLTYQAERMPEQIRLKVGGVDPKQLAVYEEFARNVPGFLPSNDLTQPSGFLAQPMKQHAWATDDVAQIYDKCMADLEQHLHAIPPALSMNPLTQALRSLLEAVALARNSREGITALGLLQKAVEGLLDATSGADADLLLRYRECHLLVLKALQDGRAYGPQWCNKQITRCLIECRDEYKYNVEAVELLIRNHLVNMQQYDLHLAQSMENGLHYMAVAFAMQLVKLLLVDERSVSHVTEADLFHTIETLMRTCAHSRANAPEGLPQLMDVVRSNYEAMIDRAHGGPNFMMHSGISQASEYDDPPGLREKAEYLLREWVNLYHSAAAGRDSTKAFSAFVGQMHQQGILKTDDLITRFFRLCTEMCVEISYRAQAEQQHNPAASAAIIRAKCYHNLDAFVRLIALLVKHSGEATNTVTKINLLNKVLGIVVGVLIQDHDVRQTEFQQLPYHRIFIMLLLELNAPEHVLETINFQTLTAFCNTFHILRPTKAPGFVYAWLELISHRIFIARMLAHTPQQKGWPMYAQLLIDLFKYLAPFLRNVELNKPMQILYKGTLRVLLVLLHDFPEFLCDYHYGFCDVIPPNCIQLRNLILSAFPRNMRLPDPFTPNLKVDMLSEINIAPRILTNFTGVMPSQFKKDLDSYLKTRSPVTFLSELRSNLQVSNEPGNRYNIQLINALVLYVGTQAIAHIHNKGSTPSMSTITHSAHMDIFQNLAVDLDTEGRYLFLNAIANQLRYPNSHTHYFSCTMLYLFAEANTEAIQEQITRVLLERLIVNRPHPWGLLITFIELIKNPAFKFWSHDFVHCAPEIEKLFQSVAQCCMGQKQAQQVMEGTGAS